The proteins below are encoded in one region of Aspergillus nidulans FGSC A4 chromosome III:
- a CDS encoding putative extracellular exo-polygalacturonase (transcript_id=CADANIAT00006399), protein MDVNNLTMHNFTFTGGDDCIAIKPRSYNINISDVICNGVNGIAIGSLGQYLEDSSVKNVTISHARVPSTRYGTYIKTWMGELVPQPDSYESDYKPQGG, encoded by the coding sequence ATGGACGTCAACAACCTGACCATGCACAACTTTACCTTTACCGGCGGAGACGACTGCATCGCAATCAAACCGCGGTCCTATAACATCAACATCTCGGATGTTATCTGCAACGGGGTAAACGGGATCGCAATTGGGAGTCTAGGACAGTACCTTGAAGACAGCAGCGTAAAGAATGTTACGATATCTCATGCCAGAGTCCCATCGACCAGATACGGAACATACATCAAGACTTGGATGGGCGAGCTTGTGCCTCAACCCGATAGCTACGAGTCTGACTACAAGCCACAAGGAGGCTAA
- a CDS encoding nitrite transporter nitA (transcript_id=CADANIAT00006400), translating into MPPSIDAYTPLEVVEFVSRAGSVKGHMRLDKIFLSSLSAGCLLALACGTTLSTNASPWFTENAPGLIRTISALVFPYGLVLIILTGADLCTGSFMFTTVAALHRRLSWPKMLLHWFITFWGNLCGSLFVVAIIFGYGEVFSADPFRSAVISFATKKQVTPEFHSIFLRGIGCNWLVCLACFLGLQGRDMASKIIGIWLPIYAFVSLGFDHVVANMTFIPLAIWLDAPGISVGLYIWKGIIPTLLGNIVGGGLFVGTYYWYMYLLQTNPVTLTGLRKTKAGESEGTVTPRQDDVEANAGTVQGVEGSKMGG; encoded by the exons ATGCCTCCGTCTATCGATGCATACACGCCACTCGAGGTAGTCGAGTTTGTCTCGCGTGCCGGCTCAGTTAAGGGGCACATGCGGCTGGACAAGATCTTTCTCAGCTCTTTATCCGCCGGATGTCTGCTAGCACTGGCATGCGGAACCACTCTGAGCACCAACGCTAGTCCCTGGTTCACAGAGAACGCCCCCGGCCTGATCCGGACGATCAGTGCGCTTGTCTTTCCCTATGGGTTGGTCTTGATCATCCTTACTGGTGCAGACCTCTGCACTGGCTCATTTATG TTTACGACCGTCGCTGCTCTCCATCGCCGACTTTCCTGGCCGAAAATGCTCCTGCACTGGTTCATAACGTTTTGGGGGAACCTTTGCGGCTCGTTATTCGTTGTCGCCATCATCTTTGGCT ACGGCGAAGTCTTCTCCGCTGACCCCTTCCGCTCCGCCGTAATCTCCTTCGCAACCAAGAAACAAGTGACGCCCGAATTCCACAGTATCTTCCTTCGTGGCATCGGATGCAACTGGCTCGTCTGTCTGGCGTGCTTCCTTGGTCTGCAGGGTCGGGATATGGCGTCTAAGATAATCGGCATTTGGCTACCCATCTACGCTTTCGTCAGTCTGGGCTTTGACCACGTTGTTGCGAACATGACATTCATCCCGTTGGCGATCTGGCTCGATGCCCCCGGAATCTCGGTGGGGCTGTATATCTGGAAGGGGATTATCCCGACCTTGTTGGGAAATATAGTTGGGGGTGGGTTGTTTGTCGGAACTTATTACTGGTATATGTACCTGCTTCAGACCAACCCGGTCACCCTTACGGGGTTACGAAAGACAAAGGCTGGTGAAAGCGAGGGGACTGTCACGCCTAGACAAGACGATGTCGAGGCGAACGCGGGGACGGTGCAGGGAGTTGAGGGGAGCAAGATGGGGGGTTGA
- a CDS encoding uncharacterized protein (transcript_id=CADANIAT00006401): MSTQITSRRVFRRTDDDTPGTPRVQLLTEALPVLSPTSVLIQVYAVALNYRDANIANGRNPWPVTPHGIPCNDAAGGIIARGKNVKSISVGGRVAPIIDTENITGREPTRSWLAADEHNVLADYIVFDECKHSSQIPPLLTVNYATHPEWHEEVLKLTDGRRPGRRRWWEQFARQEYEMNPSRQDNQPSGVSE; encoded by the exons ATGTCCACTCAAATAACATCTCGTCGCGTCTTTCGCCGAACAGACGACGATACGCCTGGCACCCCCCGAGTGCAGCTTCTCACCGAAGCGCTCCCTGTTCTCTCCCCCACCTCCGTGCTCATCCAAGTCTACGCTGTCGCCCTCAATTACCGTGACGCCAATATTGCTAACGGCCGGAACCCGTGGCCTGTCACACCGCATGGCATCCCCTGCAATGACGCAGCGGGCGGAATTATTGCCAGAGGCAAGAATGTCAAGTCCATCTCCGTGGGCGGCAGAGTCGCGCCGATCATCGATACGGAGAACATCACGGGTCGAGAGCCCACAAGATCctggctggctgctgacGAACACAATGTCCTAGCTGATTATATCGTCTTTGACGAGTGCAAG CACAGTTCCCAGATTCCGCCACTACTGACTGTCAACTATGCGACGCATCCCGAGTGGCATGAAGAAGTCCTCAAACTCACTGACGGGCGTCGACCTGGTCGTCGAAGATGGTGGGAGCAATTCGCTCGTCAAGAGTATGAAATGAACCCGTCGCGGCAGGACAATCAGCCAAGTGGGGTATCTGAGTAA